Proteins encoded within one genomic window of Paracoccus sp. MA:
- a CDS encoding amidohydrolase yields the protein MIPTVFSARRIITMDPSRPEATHVMVSHDGRILAVGGPEDMQDRGELHHDDRFADKVLMPGFVEGHAHMMEGSVWRFTYLGHYDRVAPDGRLWQGVTSTNALVQRLRDRAEELGDGPVVGWGFDPLFVPGDRLSRLDLDRVSTTRPVVVLHSNMHLLTANSVALDLAGYDENTDVPGVIHTEDGELHGELHEMGAMFPVMRRVGASFRAMGGDPEAIWNFARSACRAGVTTSTDLLNELAEETLADLFATTAEAGYPLRLVPMLSAMALPPAAVAARAKELRARSTDRVRLGGVKIVTDGSIQGFTAQLLAPGYHRGTDNGIWNIAPEALNAMVDDLNRQGIQMHIHVNGDGASLAAIEALEAALAGHFRPDHRHVLQHCQMADRAQLRRIAALQCCVNLFANHLYYFGDKHYEITIGPERACRMNPCASALEMGIPLAIHSDAPITPLAPLVTAWCAVNRRTDSGRQLGTSERIPLEAALYAITLGAAHTLKLDGELGSVEVGKRADFAVLEDDPHTLGPEHLREVRVWGTVFGGRPVAAGSF from the coding sequence ATGATCCCGACCGTTTTTTCAGCACGCCGCATCATCACCATGGACCCGTCGCGGCCCGAGGCGACGCATGTGATGGTGTCCCATGACGGGCGCATCCTTGCCGTCGGCGGCCCCGAGGACATGCAGGACCGGGGCGAGCTGCACCACGACGACCGATTCGCCGACAAGGTGCTGATGCCCGGTTTCGTCGAGGGCCATGCCCATATGATGGAAGGCTCGGTCTGGCGCTTCACCTATCTGGGGCATTACGACCGCGTGGCCCCGGACGGGCGGCTGTGGCAGGGCGTCACCAGCACCAACGCGCTGGTCCAGCGCCTGCGCGACCGCGCCGAGGAACTGGGGGACGGGCCCGTCGTCGGCTGGGGCTTCGATCCGCTTTTCGTGCCGGGCGACCGGCTGTCGCGGCTGGACCTCGACCGGGTCTCGACCACGCGGCCGGTGGTGGTGCTGCATTCCAACATGCACCTGCTGACCGCCAACAGCGTGGCGCTGGACCTGGCCGGCTATGACGAGAACACCGACGTGCCCGGCGTCATCCACACCGAGGACGGCGAATTGCACGGCGAGCTGCATGAGATGGGCGCCATGTTCCCGGTCATGCGCCGGGTCGGCGCCAGCTTCCGCGCCATGGGCGGCGATCCCGAGGCGATCTGGAACTTCGCGCGCTCGGCCTGCCGGGCGGGGGTCACCACCTCGACCGACCTGCTGAACGAGCTGGCCGAGGAGACGCTGGCCGACCTGTTCGCCACCACGGCCGAGGCCGGCTATCCCTTGCGGCTGGTGCCGATGCTGTCGGCCATGGCGCTGCCACCCGCGGCGGTGGCGGCGCGGGCGAAGGAGCTGCGGGCGCGCTCGACCGACCGGGTGCGGCTGGGCGGGGTCAAGATCGTCACCGACGGCTCGATCCAGGGCTTCACCGCGCAACTGCTGGCCCCGGGCTATCATCGCGGCACCGACAACGGCATCTGGAACATCGCCCCCGAGGCGCTGAACGCCATGGTGGACGATCTGAACCGCCAGGGCATCCAGATGCATATCCATGTCAACGGCGACGGCGCCAGCCTTGCCGCCATCGAGGCGCTGGAGGCGGCGCTGGCCGGGCATTTCCGCCCCGACCACCGCCATGTGCTGCAACATTGCCAGATGGCCGACCGGGCGCAACTGCGCCGCATCGCCGCGCTGCAATGCTGCGTGAACCTGTTCGCCAACCACCTGTATTATTTCGGCGACAAGCATTACGAGATCACCATCGGCCCCGAGCGCGCCTGCCGCATGAACCCCTGCGCCAGCGCGCTGGAGATGGGCATTCCGCTGGCCATCCATTCCGACGCGCCGATCACGCCGCTGGCGCCGCTGGTCACCGCCTGGTGCGCGGTCAATCGCCGAACCGACAGCGGCCGGCAGCTGGGCACGTCCGAGCGCATCCCGCTGGAGGCGGCGCTTTACGCCATCACCCTGGGCGCCGCCCATACGCTGAAGCTGGACGGCGAGCTCGGCTCGGTCGAGGTCGGCAAGCGCGCCGATTTCGCCGTGCTCGAGGACGATCCGCATACCCTCGGCCCCGAGCACCTGCGCGAGGTCCGGGTCTGGGGCACCGTCTTCGGCGGCAGGCCGGTCGCGGCCGGGTCGTTCTGA
- a CDS encoding pyridoxamine 5'-phosphate oxidase family protein, with the protein MTDHDDHVEKFWSRLGGINSGMLGLIQDARLVPMSHYAEAEAGRLWFITAKGTDLARSLAVGGKEAVHVVGDEGKGLFARIHGTLALSDDRAKLDELWNAVAASWFEDGRQDEDVQLLRFDLAEAEVWLTGGSLSFLYQIAKSKVTGDKPDMGEHFTLSF; encoded by the coding sequence ATGACCGATCATGACGACCACGTCGAGAAATTCTGGAGCCGGCTCGGCGGCATCAACTCCGGCATGCTGGGCTTGATCCAGGACGCGCGGCTTGTGCCCATGTCGCATTATGCCGAAGCCGAAGCGGGCAGGCTGTGGTTCATCACCGCCAAGGGGACGGATCTGGCCCGCTCGCTGGCCGTTGGCGGCAAGGAGGCCGTGCATGTGGTCGGCGACGAGGGGAAAGGGCTCTTTGCCCGGATCCACGGCACGCTGGCCCTGTCCGACGACCGCGCCAAGCTTGACGAGCTGTGGAACGCCGTGGCCGCAAGCTGGTTCGAGGACGGCCGGCAGGACGAGGATGTCCAGCTTCTGCGCTTCGATCTTGCCGAGGCCGAGGTCTGGCTGACGGGCGGCAGCCTGTCCTTCCTCTATCAGATCGCGAAGTCCAAGGTCACCGGCGACAAGCCGGATATGGGAGAGCATTTCACCCTTTCCTTCTGA
- a CDS encoding GTP-binding protein — MAAPLPVNLLCGYLGAGKTTLLNRLLDRQGERILVMVNDFGDIAVDAALIAGRSADTIQLSNGCICCSMGGGLFDAFERALSLRDRVDRLVIEASGVAEPQRLAAFALAEPELDCRAVVAVVDPQSLAERLADPRIGRVAESQIRGADAVFLSRADIAGRAALRRAARLVARLNPLASQHLAVDGGFMQALATPHDGRSLVALAPDRDHGRLFASRIIGISPPPDREGLAAIIARHGRAIHRLKGYVRLPDAERPHLLQLAAGVLALEPAEAPEGMAMNRLVAIAPDAEALARLAAELEGFGISFGTNSLARR; from the coding sequence ATGGCCGCGCCGCTGCCCGTCAACCTGCTCTGCGGCTATCTGGGCGCGGGCAAGACCACGCTGCTGAACCGGCTGCTGGACCGGCAGGGCGAGCGCATTCTGGTCATGGTCAACGATTTCGGCGACATCGCGGTCGATGCGGCACTGATCGCCGGCCGCTCGGCCGACACGATCCAGCTCAGCAACGGCTGCATCTGCTGCTCGATGGGCGGCGGGCTGTTCGACGCCTTCGAGCGGGCGCTGAGCCTTCGCGACCGGGTGGACCGGCTGGTGATCGAGGCCAGCGGCGTGGCCGAGCCGCAGCGGCTGGCCGCCTTTGCCCTGGCCGAGCCCGAGCTGGACTGCCGGGCGGTGGTGGCGGTTGTCGATCCGCAAAGCCTGGCCGAGCGGCTGGCCGATCCCCGGATCGGCAGGGTTGCGGAAAGCCAGATCCGCGGCGCCGACGCCGTGTTCCTGTCGCGCGCCGACATCGCCGGCCGCGCTGCGCTGCGCCGCGCGGCGCGGCTGGTCGCCCGGCTCAACCCGCTGGCCAGCCAGCATCTGGCGGTGGACGGCGGCTTCATGCAGGCCTTGGCGACGCCCCATGACGGCCGCAGCCTAGTGGCCCTGGCCCCGGACCGCGACCATGGTCGGCTGTTCGCCAGCCGCATCATCGGGATTTCCCCACCCCCGGACCGCGAAGGGCTGGCCGCAATCATCGCGCGGCATGGGCGCGCCATCCACCGCTTGAAGGGCTATGTCCGCCTGCCCGACGCGGAGCGCCCGCATCTGCTGCAGCTGGCCGCGGGCGTGCTGGCGCTGGAACCGGCCGAGGCGCCCGAAGGCATGGCCATGAACCGGCTGGTCGCCATCGCGCCGGATGCAGAGGCTCTGGCGCGGCTGGCCGCCGAGCTCGAAGGGTTCGGCATCTCCTTCGGCACGAACTCCTTGGCGCGCCGCTGA
- a CDS encoding type 1 glutamine amidotransferase domain-containing protein, with protein sequence MPKMADARILILATDGFEQSELEVPRDRLREAGATVEIASPDGESIRGWQGEDWGQRVQVDLDLSSVDASGYDAIVLPGGQINPDKLRLEAGAVDLVRRFHDEGKIVAAICHGPWLLVEADLVEDRKVTSYKSIRTDLVNAGGIWTDSQVVSDERIITSRSPDDLEAFCGAIIAELEGGSAQPR encoded by the coding sequence ATGCCGAAGATGGCCGATGCCAGGATTCTCATCCTCGCCACCGACGGGTTCGAGCAATCCGAACTGGAAGTGCCGCGCGACCGGCTGCGCGAGGCAGGCGCGACGGTCGAGATCGCCTCGCCCGACGGAGAAAGCATTCGCGGCTGGCAGGGCGAGGATTGGGGGCAGAGGGTCCAGGTCGATCTGGATTTGTCCTCGGTCGATGCGTCGGGCTATGACGCGATCGTGCTGCCGGGCGGCCAGATCAACCCCGACAAGCTGCGCCTCGAGGCCGGCGCGGTCGATCTGGTGCGGCGCTTTCACGACGAGGGCAAGATCGTCGCGGCGATCTGCCACGGGCCCTGGCTGCTGGTCGAGGCGGATCTGGTCGAGGACCGCAAGGTGACCTCTTACAAGTCCATCCGCACGGATCTGGTGAATGCGGGCGGCATCTGGACCGACAGCCAGGTGGTATCGGACGAGCGCATCATCACCTCGCGCAGCCCGGACGACCTGGAAGCCTTCTGCGGCGCCATCATTGCCGAGCTTGAGGGCGGCAGCGCGCAGCCGCGCTGA
- a CDS encoding YihY/virulence factor BrkB family protein → MPIPPDRPTDDLGHGADTPAEIPRNGWRQIFRRVRSEIAEDHVGVVAAGIAFYGLVAIFPAIAALVAISGLILDPADLGSTMERIFAFLPPDAAAIIRDQLVKVTDGGTGTGLVAVSGLGIAVYGAMKGVMTLIEGLNIAYDEDETRSLPMLYLTGFALTLALMVGLIVAIGLIVVLPLAADLLHLGGRVQAAISCIAWPILAGFAVLGLAVVYRFGPSRKAAQWRWLSLGAALAVCVWIAASFGFSLYASNFGSYTETYGTLAGVVILLTWLWLSAYVILAGAELNAEIEQQTARDTTAGAPQPMGLRGAVKADTPPPGTAHPNGEGGNGADGASGASAEGSPRHELLLAGALALHALIRMAKPRGKQPHEDDRRLE, encoded by the coding sequence ATGCCGATCCCTCCCGACAGGCCGACCGACGATCTGGGCCATGGCGCGGACACTCCCGCCGAAATTCCAAGGAACGGCTGGCGGCAGATATTCCGGCGGGTCCGGTCCGAAATCGCCGAAGACCATGTCGGCGTGGTGGCGGCAGGTATCGCCTTCTATGGGCTGGTCGCCATCTTCCCGGCCATCGCGGCGCTGGTGGCGATTTCCGGCCTGATCCTCGATCCCGCCGATCTGGGCAGCACCATGGAGCGGATATTCGCCTTCCTGCCCCCCGATGCCGCGGCGATCATCCGAGACCAGCTCGTCAAGGTCACCGATGGCGGGACCGGCACCGGGCTCGTCGCGGTCTCGGGCCTGGGGATCGCAGTTTACGGCGCGATGAAAGGGGTGATGACGCTGATCGAGGGGCTGAACATCGCCTATGACGAAGACGAGACACGCAGCCTGCCGATGCTCTACCTGACCGGCTTCGCCTTGACGCTGGCGCTGATGGTGGGCTTGATCGTCGCGATCGGCCTGATCGTGGTGCTGCCCCTGGCCGCCGATCTGCTGCATCTCGGCGGAAGGGTGCAGGCGGCGATCTCGTGCATCGCCTGGCCGATCCTTGCAGGCTTTGCGGTGCTGGGGCTGGCGGTGGTCTATCGGTTCGGCCCGTCCCGCAAGGCGGCGCAATGGCGCTGGCTCAGCCTGGGTGCGGCGCTGGCCGTCTGCGTCTGGATCGCCGCATCCTTCGGATTTTCGCTCTATGCCAGCAATTTCGGCAGCTATACCGAAACCTACGGAACGCTGGCCGGGGTGGTGATCCTGCTGACCTGGCTCTGGCTGTCGGCCTATGTGATCCTGGCCGGCGCCGAACTGAATGCCGAGATCGAACAGCAGACCGCACGCGACACGACGGCCGGCGCACCGCAGCCCATGGGCCTGCGCGGCGCCGTCAAGGCGGACACGCCCCCGCCCGGAACAGCGCATCCGAACGGCGAAGGCGGGAACGGCGCGGATGGGGCGTCCGGCGCCTCGGCGGAAGGCTCGCCCCGCCATGAGCTTCTGCTGGCCGGGGCGCTGGCCCTGCACGCCTTGATCCGCATGGCGAAGCCTCGCGGCAAACAACCGCATGAGGATGATCGCCGGCTTGAGTAG